One Streptomyces coeruleorubidus DNA segment encodes these proteins:
- a CDS encoding HAD family acid phosphatase, producing MQTRRPWLRRASVTAVSAAALVAMAAPADAAAPAGAATAVTTAAAADVDYATWQKDCQAVMDQALPYLKQRIAAAKPGEKQAIVFDIDNTTLETDFGFSYPQPANKPVLEAARYAQERGVALFFVTARPDIIYSFTEYNLKQAGYQVSGLYVRNFIDLFKNVAEYKTAQRVDVEKKGYTIIANIGNSATDLSGGHAEKTYKLPDYDGQLS from the coding sequence ATGCAGACCCGACGCCCCTGGTTGCGCCGCGCATCAGTGACCGCCGTCTCGGCGGCCGCCCTCGTGGCGATGGCCGCACCGGCCGACGCCGCGGCCCCCGCAGGTGCCGCCACCGCGGTCACCACGGCCGCCGCCGCAGACGTCGACTACGCGACCTGGCAGAAGGACTGCCAGGCGGTGATGGACCAGGCGCTGCCCTATCTGAAGCAGCGGATCGCGGCCGCCAAGCCGGGCGAGAAGCAGGCGATCGTCTTCGACATCGACAACACCACGCTGGAGACCGACTTCGGCTTCAGCTACCCGCAACCGGCCAACAAGCCGGTCCTGGAGGCCGCCAGATACGCCCAGGAGCGCGGCGTCGCCCTGTTCTTCGTGACCGCCCGCCCGGACATCATCTACTCGTTCACCGAGTACAACCTCAAGCAGGCCGGCTACCAGGTCTCCGGCCTCTACGTCCGGAACTTCATCGACCTCTTCAAGAACGTCGCCGAGTACAAGACGGCCCAGCGCGTCGACGTCGAGAAGAAGGGCTACACGATCATCGCGAACATCGGCAACAGCGCCACCGACCTCTCCGGCGGCCATGCCGAGAAGACGTACAAGCTGCCGGACTACGACGGGCAGCTGTCTTGA
- a CDS encoding M23 family metallopeptidase, which produces MSQRVTSRSSRTSQLRTRATVLAAGIGVSVALGAGVASAADTTAASGAASAVQAQAAAQANAAQAEAAKVEKAAKAAAAKKAAAAKKAAVQKAAKKAKPSWVDPVKKYRLSASFAQNGGMWQSTHSGQDFAVPSGTQVVAAHGGTVVKAGGNGAGDGPAYGNAVVIKHGNGTYSQYAHLSTVKVRIGQVVKTGQEIARSGNTGNSSGPHLHFEIRTTPNYGSAVDPVKFLRAKGVKV; this is translated from the coding sequence ATGTCCCAGCGCGTCACGTCCCGTTCTTCCCGTACGTCCCAGCTCCGCACCCGTGCGACCGTGCTGGCCGCCGGCATAGGTGTCTCGGTCGCACTGGGAGCCGGGGTCGCGTCCGCCGCCGACACCACGGCCGCGTCCGGTGCCGCCAGTGCCGTCCAGGCGCAGGCCGCCGCCCAGGCCAACGCCGCCCAGGCCGAGGCCGCGAAGGTTGAGAAGGCCGCCAAGGCCGCCGCCGCGAAGAAGGCGGCTGCCGCCAAGAAGGCCGCCGTGCAGAAGGCCGCCAAGAAGGCCAAGCCGTCCTGGGTCGACCCGGTGAAGAAGTACAGGCTCTCCGCGAGCTTCGCCCAGAACGGCGGCATGTGGCAGTCCACCCACAGCGGGCAGGACTTCGCCGTGCCGAGCGGCACCCAGGTCGTCGCCGCCCACGGCGGCACCGTCGTCAAGGCGGGCGGCAACGGCGCCGGTGACGGCCCCGCGTACGGCAACGCCGTCGTGATCAAGCACGGCAACGGCACGTACTCGCAGTACGCCCACCTGTCGACGGTCAAGGTGAGGATCGGCCAGGTCGTCAAGACCGGCCAGGAGATCGCCCGGTCCGGCAACACCGGCAACTCGAGCGGTCCGCACCTGCACTTCGAGATCCGTACGACCCCGAACTACGGCTCGGCGGTCGACCCGGTGAAGTTCCTGCGCGCCAAGGGCGTCAAGGTCTGA
- a CDS encoding TetR/AcrR family transcriptional regulator has translation MGGTMDGTRQRRRGDTRRRIQDVALELFAEQGYEKTSLREIAEHLDVTKAALYYHFKTKEEILVSIFEDLTQPIEDLIDWGRQQPPTLATKQEIVRRYADTLTQAAPLFRFMHENQATVRDLRIGDSFKARIHNLRDIIVDPEADLVDQVRCASAIFTLHAGMFLLQDMGDDPEEKNKAVLEVATDLVAQAHRGAQGS, from the coding sequence ATGGGCGGCACCATGGACGGCACCAGGCAGCGACGCCGCGGGGACACCCGCCGGCGCATCCAGGACGTGGCCCTCGAACTCTTCGCGGAGCAGGGCTACGAGAAGACCTCCCTGCGCGAGATCGCCGAGCACCTGGACGTCACCAAGGCGGCGCTCTACTACCACTTCAAGACGAAGGAAGAGATCCTCGTCAGCATCTTCGAGGACCTCACGCAGCCGATCGAGGACCTGATCGACTGGGGCCGGCAGCAGCCGCCCACCCTCGCCACCAAGCAGGAGATCGTCCGCCGGTACGCCGACACGCTCACCCAGGCGGCACCGCTGTTCCGCTTCATGCACGAGAACCAGGCGACGGTGCGGGACCTGCGGATCGGCGATTCCTTCAAGGCGCGCATCCACAATCTGCGCGACATCATCGTCGACCCGGAAGCGGACCTGGTCGACCAGGTCCGCTGCGCCAGCGCGATCTTCACGCTGCACGCCGGCATGTTCCTGCTCCAGGACATGGGAGACGACCCCGAGGAGAAGAACAAAGCCGTCCTCGAGGTCGCCACGGACCTGGTGGCCCAGGCCCACCGGGGAGCGCAGGGCTCCTAG